A segment of the Lolium perenne isolate Kyuss_39 chromosome 3, Kyuss_2.0, whole genome shotgun sequence genome:
GTTATGTTATATCCCTATCCTCGAAACTAGATGCCTTGTCAGAAGGCTTTGGGAATATCACTTTACCATAATCTTCTAGCTTgttttttttgtatattgcttgctCTAATCCAATGTTTTTCAGGTACAATGTGGCTATTAAGTGTGCAACTATTACTCCAGGTACATTTCACTCTTAAGCTTATGCAGCTCAAATATATGTTCTTTCTATTgttgaaatagaaatactatttgaTGATACATCTAATATCTGGGCTACTTCAACACCATGACAGACGAAGATCGGGTAAAGGAGTTCAACCTAAAACAAATGTGGAGGAGCCCAAATGGCACAATTAGGAACATTATAAACGGTAAGCTGCTGCTGTATTTTCAATGTAGTGGACAGGTTTAGGTTGTTGACATTTCTCTTCATTCTTGTTACCTTCAGGTACTGTGTTCAGAGAACCAATTATTTGCAAGAATGTTCCAAAGCTTGTTCCCGGTAAGGAGAATTAAACTACTGCACAACCTTCTCATTGTATACTACTACACATTTTGAAAAGCTAAGTTTTCCTTCTAAATTGAACATTTGGTGTAATCAGGATGGACCAAGCCCATTTGCATTGGAAGGCATGCCTTCGGTGATCAGTACCGAGCAACTGATGCAGTTCTTAAGGGACCTGGCAAACTCAGACTAGTTTTCGGTAGGTTTCATAATCACTCCTCGTAAAATGAAGTCTGAAAGAACAAAGTCTTTATATATTTTCACATGTATGAATGTATTGTTTCTTTAGAGAACTTATGTTAGCAAACATTGATGttcttttcttgtttctttgttctACTGGCAGAGGGGAAAGACGAGACAGTTGACCTGGAGGTTTTCAACTTCACGGGTGCTGGAGGAGTGGCCTTGGCTATGTACAACACAGATGAGGTACTACTATCGTTTAACTGGTTTCCTGAAATTGTGAACAATATTTGCATTTTGTTGTATATCCCTGACATTCAGTTAATTACTGTTAACAGTCAATTCAAGGTTTCGCTGCGGCTTCTATGGCAATTGCCTATGAGAAGAAATGGCCATTGTACCTTAGCACGAAAAACACAATCCTTAAGAAATATGATGGCAGGTAGTTCATCGGTGCACTTAAACTACTTTTAAAAGTTTGTCTGGAACGATTAAACAAGGTGTAATGTTCTTTATTTTGTAGGTTCAAGGACATATTCCAGGCGATCTATGAAGCTGACTGGAAATCCAAATTTGAGGCTGCCGGAATATGGTAGACTTTGAACTTATCTTGCTTCGAGCTCTCTTGGAAACTGTTGCCACAGTATGTCATTAGCTGTTTTTTCATAGGTATGAACATCGTCTCATTGATGACATGGTTGCCTATGCACTTAAGAGCGAAGGAGGCTATGTTTGGGCTTGCAAGAACTACGACGGAGATGTGCAGAGTGATTTCTTAGCTCAAGGTAACAATACAGTAACTTCTGAGTCTCTGCATAAAATATTTTGAAATTTATCTTCTGTCCATTGCTCAATATAACTAATGCTGAAGTATTTTATGTGCAGGTTTTGGCTCTTTGGGCTTGATGACATCAGTATTGGTATGCATTTTCTCAATTACTAATGATGTTCTTGACTATGTTGTCTCCAGTGTGAAAATGtcttttattttgctcatatccaCGTCATTATTTCTAGATGTGCCCTGATGGTAAAACCATCGAAGCTGAAGCTGCCCATGGCACAGTTACCCGTCATTTCCGTGTTCACCAGAAAGGTGGTGAAACCAGCACAAACAGCATTGCTTCAATCTTTGCTTGGACAAGAGGACTTGCACACAGGTGAAGCTTTTGCTTGATGTCTATACCAAATTACCAATGCAAGTGTGCAACCCTTGGTACACTTGTATATGAGGCAGTTTTCATCTTTCTTCATCTATAATATAATATAGTAGCGTGTGACAGCATCACCTTTTTTGTGTCTGACTAAAATAGTAAGTAAGACTAAGTCTGTAAATTGTTACTCTACTTTGACTTTGCTGACTCACCAATGTTAACTCGTATGTCCACCACACTGCAGGGCAAAGCTAGATGACAATGCTAGGCTTCTTGATTTCACACTGAAACTTGAGGAAGCATGTGTTGGAACTGTTGAGTCAGGGAAGATGACGAAGGATCTAGCGCTTCTTGTTCATGGATCTTCAAAGTATGTTATGCTGCTCAGCTTTACTGCTACTTTATCTTATCATGTGCATCTATTTTCAGCATCTTATTATGCTCTTTCGTTTGAATCGCAGGGTCACAAGAGGCGATTACCTGAACACTGAAGAGTTCATTGACGCTGTTGCTGCGGAGCTCAAATCAAGGCTGGCAGCCAACTGAACTTCCAAGAAAACTTTGCCCTCACCAGTGCTTCAATAGTCATTGCCCAACGATTCAAGTCATTTTGGTTATGTCGCAATTATCTGTCGCGCTTTTTTCATGAACAGTACGAGTTTTACTGCACCATTGCAAATTATTGTCAAAATGCAAGCAATTATATAGATGCTGATGTTATGTAAGTGGAGCTCTAAATAAAGGACTTATTGTTCACCTCTGATTGTTTGGTTATTTTCTAACTCACAGCTTTGGATTTACATTCGGATCATTGGATGGATCTGCTTACAGTTTGTTCTTCTAATATGCTTATTAATAGTCTCTTGTCTTCCCGAAGAGCATTACAAACAAGTTCATATTTGATAGCAAAATTTTAATATTGGTTCGGTGTGCAGACAAGTTTGGGTGAAGAATGCTGAAAACATGTGCTTCATAAAGTCTTCATCATCCCAGGTGGCAGATTCTCCCATTGCACTAGCAACCGTACAACTAATGTACCACTGGCAAATTGTTGCCTGGAATTTGGCTAGTCTGAAGAACCATGTTTTTTTTAAGCTCATCTCTGTTCAATTCTTCGACAGGAAATGACCATAGTATTTGCTCTGTAACTGCAGAGAGGTTCCCAAACCAAATGCAGAGTGGCGTTATATTC
Coding sequences within it:
- the LOC127343151 gene encoding cytosolic isocitrate dehydrogenase [NADP], with product MAFEKIKVANPIVEMDGDEMTRVFWQSIKDKLIFPFLDLDIKYYDLGVLHRDATDDKVTVEAAEATLKYNVAIKCATITPDEDRVKEFNLKQMWRSPNGTIRNIINGTVFREPIICKNVPKLVPGWTKPICIGRHAFGDQYRATDAVLKGPGKLRLVFEGKDETVDLEVFNFTGAGGVALAMYNTDESIQGFAAASMAIAYEKKWPLYLSTKNTILKKYDGRFKDIFQAIYEADWKSKFEAAGIWYEHRLIDDMVAYALKSEGGYVWACKNYDGDVQSDFLAQGFGSLGLMTSVLMCPDGKTIEAEAAHGTVTRHFRVHQKGGETSTNSIASIFAWTRGLAHRAKLDDNARLLDFTLKLEEACVGTVESGKMTKDLALLVHGSSKVTRGDYLNTEEFIDAVAAELKSRLAAN